AGAATCCATACTGCACCACACGAGTCACCAACGCGTCCTGCCCCGCCCGAAAGAAGTAGAAGCTTCCCAACATCAGACAGAGAAGGACCAGATGTCTTTGTATTGCTCCAGACATCGTTCTTCCGGCGGCTGCGCGCATTTTTGGTTCTCCGGGATGATCTATCGTTGAAACCCGCGTGATATCCTCGTTCCACGCTTCCCGTATTCCTCAGCAGACCTCGCAATTCCCTCGAGCATGTCACCCTCCGTTCAGAACATCCAATAAATGAAATATGCAAAGCGGGCGCCCCCGAAAGAGAGCGCCCGCTCGCACATCTGCCCTGCACGGAATCCGGGGAGTCGGTCTGCAAACCGCAAAACCCACTCCCCGTAACCGTTGCTCAGTACATGCCGCCCATGCCCGGGCCGCCGGCCGGCGCGGCCGGCTTGTCTTCCTTCTTCTCGACGATGAGCGCTTCGGTCGTCAGCAGCAGACCGGCGATCGAGGCCGAGTTCTGGAGCGCGGTACGCGTGACCTTGGTCGGGTCGATGACACCCGCCTGCACGAGGTCTTCGTACGTGTCGGTCAGCGCGTTGTAGCCGAAGCTCGTCTCCTTGGCCGTGCGGATCTTCTCCACCACGATGGAGCCTTCCCCACCGGCGTTGGCGACGATCATGCGGAGCGGCTCTTCGATCGCGCGACGCACGATGTCGACACCGATCTGCTCGTCGCGCTCGGCCGTCTTCACGTCCTTGAGCACGTGCTGCGCGCGGATGAGGGCCACACCGCCACCGGGGACGATGCCTTCCTCGACGGCGGCACGCGTGGCGTGCAGCGCGTCTTCCACGCGAGCCTTCTTCTCCTTCATCTCGGCTTCGGTCGCGGCGCCGACGTTGATGACGGCCACGCCACCGGCGAGCTTCGCCAGACGCTCCTGCAGCTTCTCCCGATCGTAGTCCGACGTGCTCTTGTCGATGGCCGCACGGATTTCGCGCACGCGGCCTTCGATGTCCTTCTGCTCACCGGCGCCGTCGATGATCGTGGTGTTGTCCTTGTCGATCACGATGCGCTTGGCCGAACCGAGGTCGGTGAGGACCGCGTTCTCGAGCTTGAAGCCGACTTCGTCGGAGATGACCTGACCCTTGGTCAGCGTGGCGATGTCCTGCAGCATGGCTTTGCGACGATCACCGAAGCCCGGGGCCTTCACGGCGCAGATGCGCAGCGTGCCGCGGAGCTTGTTGACCACCAGCGTGGCCAGCGCTTCGCCTTCGACGTCTTCGGCGATGATGAGCAGGGGCTTGCCGAGCTGCGCCACCTTCTCGAGGACCGGGAGCAGGTCCTTCATGGCCGAGATCTTCTTGTCGTGGATCAGGATGAGCGCGTTCTCGAGAACGGCTTCCATCTTCTCCGGATCGGTGACGAAGTACGGCGAGAGGTAGCCGCGGTCGAACTGCATGCCGTCCACGGTTTCCAGCGTGGTCTCGAGACCCTTGGCCTCTTCGACGGTGATCACGCCGTCCTTGCCCACCTTCTCCATCGCTTCGGCGATGAGGTTACCGATCTCGGGGTCGTTGTTGGCCGAGATGGTACCGACCTGCGCGATCTCCTTCTTGCCGCTCGTCGGGACCGAGATGCGCTTCAGCTCCTCGACGATACCCGCGACAGCCTTGTCGATGCCGCGCTTGAGCGCCATCGGGTTGGAGCCGGCGGTCACGTTCTTGAGGCCTTCCCGGAAGATGGCCTGCGCGAGCACGGTCGCCGTCGTGGTGCCGTCACCGGCGAGATCGGAGGTCTTGGTCGCGACTTCCTTCACCATCTGCGCGCCCATGTTCTCGATCGGATCGGCCAGTTCGATTTCCTTCGCGACGGTCACACCGTCCTTGGTGACCGTGGGGGCGCCGAACTTCTTGTCGATGACGACATTGCGACCCTTGGGGCCGAGGGTGACCTTCACCGCCTCGGCGAGCTGATCGACGCCGCGCTTCAGACCCGCGCGCGCGTCAACGTTGAAATGCAGTTCCTTGGCTGCCATGGTAGCTGATTCGGTTGAGGGCGGTTCAGTTGATCACGGCGAGTACATCCGACTCGCGCAGGATGAGGAGGGCCTCACCCTCGATCGTGACTTCGGTGCCGCTGTACTTCCCGTAGAGGATCTTGTCGCCGACCTTCACGTCCATCGGCACACGGGTTTCCTTCTCGAACCGGCCGGGGCCGACGGCGACAACGGTGCCCTGCTGCGGCTTTTCCTTCGCCGTATCGGGGATGTACAGCCCACCGCGCATCTGTTCCGCTTCTTCGAGCGGCTTCACGACGACGCGATCGGCCAGAGGCGCGACCTTCTGGTTGGCCATGAGTACTGGTCTCCTGCGATGTGTCAGGGGATCAACTAAGAAATGACAGAGAGAGTGTTAGCACTCACCAACGATGAGTGCCAGCATGGGAAACCTATGCATATCCGGAAGGCACGTCAAGGCCGGATTTTTTCACCTAAGTCAATACAATGCAACA
The nucleotide sequence above comes from Gemmatimonas aurantiaca. Encoded proteins:
- the groL gene encoding chaperonin GroEL (60 kDa chaperone family; promotes refolding of misfolded polypeptides especially under stressful conditions; forms two stacked rings of heptamers to form a barrel-shaped 14mer; ends can be capped by GroES; misfolded proteins enter the barrel where they are refolded when GroES binds) encodes the protein MAAKELHFNVDARAGLKRGVDQLAEAVKVTLGPKGRNVVIDKKFGAPTVTKDGVTVAKEIELADPIENMGAQMVKEVATKTSDLAGDGTTTATVLAQAIFREGLKNVTAGSNPMALKRGIDKAVAGIVEELKRISVPTSGKKEIAQVGTISANNDPEIGNLIAEAMEKVGKDGVITVEEAKGLETTLETVDGMQFDRGYLSPYFVTDPEKMEAVLENALILIHDKKISAMKDLLPVLEKVAQLGKPLLIIAEDVEGEALATLVVNKLRGTLRICAVKAPGFGDRRKAMLQDIATLTKGQVISDEVGFKLENAVLTDLGSAKRIVIDKDNTTIIDGAGEQKDIEGRVREIRAAIDKSTSDYDREKLQERLAKLAGGVAVINVGAATEAEMKEKKARVEDALHATRAAVEEGIVPGGGVALIRAQHVLKDVKTAERDEQIGVDIVRRAIEEPLRMIVANAGGEGSIVVEKIRTAKETSFGYNALTDTYEDLVQAGVIDPTKVTRTALQNSASIAGLLLTTEALIVEKKEDKPAAPAGGPGMGGMY
- a CDS encoding co-chaperone GroES yields the protein MANQKVAPLADRVVVKPLEEAEQMRGGLYIPDTAKEKPQQGTVVAVGPGRFEKETRVPMDVKVGDKILYGKYSGTEVTIEGEALLILRESDVLAVIN